From a region of the Takifugu flavidus isolate HTHZ2018 chromosome 18, ASM371156v2, whole genome shotgun sequence genome:
- the LOC130515118 gene encoding proline-rich transmembrane protein 2, whose protein sequence is MQQVEEAAMTTQPSPSEQAPPLTESPEAKDHQQDQNHLTVISYDSEPSGAGAPVQSTSPKPAGRSEERANGRPGLGSRSSSVAGGSPRPSLARQPSTLTEAALDGSKPRDYLFLAILSCFCPLWPINIVALAFSVMSRNSLQQGNVDGARRLGRNAMILSIVSILGGIAAIAATIALNWGLLLKS, encoded by the exons atgcAGCAGGTGGAAGAAGCCGCCATGACCACCCAGCCCAGCCCCTCTGAACAAGCCCCGCCCCTAACGGAGAGTCCTGAGGCCAAAGACCATCAGCAGGACCAGAACCACCTGACGGTGATCAGCTACGACTCTGAGCCCA GTGGCGCTGGAGCACCGGTTCAGTCCACATCACCCAAACCAGCTGGAAGGTCCGAGGAGCGTGCTAACGGGCGCCCTGGTCTGGGCAGCCGGTCCAGTTCTGTGGCTGGTGGGTCTCCCAGACCCTCTCTGGCCCGCCAGCCCAGTACCCTCACTGAGGCGGCGCTGGACGGGTCCAAACCCAGAGACTACCTGTTCCTGGCCATCCTGTCCTGCTTCTGCCCGCTGTGGCCCATCAACATCGTGGCGCTAGCCTTCTCCGTTATG TCCCGAAACAGTCTGCAGCAGGGCAACGTGGACGGCGCTCGCCGTCTGGGGCGCAACGCCATGATTCTGTCCATCGTCTCCATCCTGGGAGGAATCGCCGCCATCGCCGCCACCATCGCCCTCAACTGGGGAC TTTTATTAaaatcctga
- the doc2a gene encoding double C2-like domain-containing protein alpha, which yields MTLRRGPKLSVSIREHMAIDVCPGPIRPIQQISAYFPRPSPTSPGPPSPTSPVALSPLCMASEGGGAHLLSPQLVHRQPGGGSLSLTSSMDTSVDIISSDSDDCTALGMLEFELHYEQSSSQLHCTVLKARGLKPMDFNGLADPYVKLHLLPGACKANKLKTRTIRNSLNPVWNETLTYVGITEEDLHRKTLRLTVCDEDKLTHNELIGASRVPLKRVKPGETKRFNICLEHPPPLPSPTALGETMRGISCYLRERENEQLHGLEETGRLLLSLLFVPPFTGDQEDPHDGRGGAHGHRGDGLYVGVRRCAHLAAMDVNGFSDPYVKIYLKPDIQKKSKHKTAVVKKTLNPEFNEEFYYQICLSELTKKTLEVTVWDHDLGRSNDFIGGVCLSCASQGDALRHWMDCLRNKGQRVERWHVLTNQLPRTSSRDETAEGRHADL from the exons ATGACTTTGCGTAGAGGACCAAAGCTCAGCGTCTCCATCAGAGAACACATGGCCATTGACGTCTGTCCTGGACCCATCAGACCCATCCAGCAAATCTCCGCCTACTTCCCACGTCCGTCTCCCACCTCTCCAGGACCTCCAAGCCCCACCTCCCCTGTGGCCCTCAGCCCCCTCTGCATGGcctcagagggggggggggctcaccttCTCTCCCCTCAGCTGGTCCACAGACAACCAGGAGGGGggtccctgtccctgaccagCAGCATGGACACATCAGTGGACATCATCTCCTCCGACAGTGACGACTGCA ctgctctgggAATGTTGGAGTTTGAGCTGCACTATGAGCAGAGTTCCAGTCAGCTGCACTGCACCGTGCTGAAGGCCAGG GGTCTGAAGCCGATGGACTTCAATGGATTAGCAGACCCCTACGTCAAACTGCACCTGCTGCCTGGAGCCTGTAAG GCCAACAAACTGAAGACCAGAACCATCCGGAACTCTCTGAACCCAGTGTGGAACGAAACGCTGACGTATGTTGGGATCACGGAGGAGGACCTGCACAGGAAGACGCTCAG GTTGACCGTATGCGATGAAGATAAATTGACTCATAACGAGTTGATCGGAGCGTCTCGGGTTCCTCTGAAACGGGTCAAACCGGGTGAGACCAAGCGTTTCAACATCTGCCTGGAGCACCCCCCCCCg ctcccctcccccacagcttTGGGTGAGACCATGCGAGGAATCTCCTGCTACCTTCGAGAG CGGGAGAATGAGCAGCTCCACGGCCTCGAGGAGACAGGCCGTCTTCTTCTGTCCCTGCTGTTTGTCCCTCCTTTCACTGGAGACCAGGAAGACCCACATGATGGCAGAGGAGGCGCCCACGGCCATCGTGGGGACGGTCTGTACGTAGGAGTGAGACGCTGTGCACACCTGGCAGCCATGGACGTCAACGGGTTCTCTGACCCATACGTGAAAAT ATATCTGAAGCCAGACATCCAGAAGAAATCCAAACATAAAACAGCCGTGGTGAAGAAAACGCTGAACCCCGAGTTCAACGAG gagtTCTACTACCAGATCTGCCTGAGCGAGCTCACCAAGAAGACCCTGGAGGTGACAGTGTGGGACCACGACCTGGGCCGATCCAACGACTTcatag gtggtgtgtgtctgagctgtgCATCTCAGGGTGATGCCCTCCGACACTGGATGGACTGTCTGAGGAACAAAGGCCAGAGGGTGGAGCGGTGGCACGTCCTGACCAATCAGCTTCCTCGGACCAGCAGTCGTGACGAAACGGCAGAAGGGCGACACGCTGACCTGTGA
- the LOC130515106 gene encoding zinc finger protein 768-like, producing MTKLELLSGFLTERLTAVLKEILDVVEEAASESQEEAVRYRDEAARYREEAARYREENGRLRRQLRDILLLEAETQWIRSTRSSLVAPEQHSTESDLKPPPEESEPTLTPPRIPVTNSSGVTHGPSPGSAWEPVLKVSPQAGADGPRSSVRSPLSLTLRQESGISVLTQVLIKPEPEEPEVTEPEGCMDSPTQEPPRTRSVVVRARSQDSQEEGGGGVCWRCGEAFPRAGALQLHLQRKTYACDWCCKSFAQSADLRRHLRTHTGERPHRCTFCTKSFSQRGNLRRHLRIHTGERPYSCPLCGRSFSDGDTMKKHKRTHSGEKPAHCSQCSRTFPTGSSLQLHLRKDGCCGANG from the exons ATGACCAAACTGGAGCTGCTCAGCGGCTTCCTGACCGAGCGGCTGACGGCGGTGCTGAAGGAGATCCTGGatgtggtggaggaggcggcGAGTGAGTCCCAGGAGGAGGCGGTTCGGTACCGGGACGAGGCGGCCCGGTACCGGGAGGAGGCGGCCCGGTACCGGGAGGAGAACGGAAGGCTGCGGCGGCAGCTGCGGGACATCCTTCTGCTGGAGGCGGAGACCCAGTGGATCA GGTCGACCCGGTCCAGTCTTGTGGCTcctgagcagcacagcacagagtCAGACCTGAAACCTCCCCCTGAGGAATCAGAACCTACGCTGACGCCGCCCAGAATTCCTGTGACTAACAGCTCTGGTGTGACCCACGGCCCTTCTCCAGGTTCTGCTTGGGAGCCGGTTCTGAAGGTCAGCCCCCAGGCGGGAGCCGATGGGCCTCGCTCCTCCGTGAGGTCGCCGCTGAGCCTCACCCTGAGGCAGGAGTCCGGAATCTCGGTCTTGACCCAGGTTCTGATCAAACCGGAACCCGAGGAGCCAGAAGTGACGGAACCTGAAGGTTGTATGGACTCACCAACTCAAGAACCACCCAGAACCCGGTCTGTGGTTGTCAGAGCCCGATCCCAGGACAGTCAGGAGGAGGGCGGCGGTGGCGTGTGCTGGCGCTGCGGGGAGGCGTTCCCGCGGGCCGGCgccctgcagctgcacctgcagaggaagaccTACGCCTGCGACTGGTGCTGCAAGTCCTTCGCCCAGTCGGCCGACCTGCGGCGCCACCTGCGCACGCACACCGGCGAGCGGCCGCACCGCTGCACCTTCTGCACCAAGAGCTTCAGCCAGCGGGGGAACCTGCGGCGCCACCTGCGCATCCACACCGGCGAGCGCCCCTACAGCTGCCCCCTCTGCGGGCGCTCCTTCAGCGACGGCGACACCATGAAGAAGCACAAACGTACACACTCGGGGGAGAAGCCGGCCCACTGCAGCCAGTGCTCCAGAACCTTCCCCACCGGGTCcagcctgcagctgcacctCAGGAAGGACGGCTGCTGTGGCGCTAACGGATGA
- the mvp gene encoding LOW QUALITY PROTEIN: major vault protein (The sequence of the model RefSeq protein was modified relative to this genomic sequence to represent the inferred CDS: inserted 2 bases in 2 codons), translating to MSKKSVARSNESDVPTEVSIIRIPPHHYIHVLDQNTNIARIEVGPLTYIRQDNERVLFSPFHMIMVPPRHYCVILNPVARDAEXQVLFDQSGQAKLRHADLEIRLTQDPFPLYPGEEIQQDVTPLQIVYPDTALRLQALLDFQEEGGEKRVAGDEWLFEGPGTYIPRKEVVVLETIKATVIRENQAIRLRARKEAXDRGGVHRVTGEEWLVRKVGAYLPGAHEEVLDIVTAFVLTDKKALHVRALRAFKDDGGRERRTGEEWLVTAADREAHVPSVAEEVVGVVDVTTLNSRQYCVVLDPVGADGKPQLGKKRVVKGECSFFLRPGECLEDGIQDVYVLSEEEGLVLRAVETFHDTQESQDDGDEDDGDEQRVKRLRTSGVFRRPGDRWMLRGPLEYVPPATVEVVLKRQAIPLDENEGIYVRDIKTGKVRAVIGHTYMLTQDEELWQKELPANVEALLASPRDPLADRSDRIRTTEVKQRDKTRVVSFRVPHNAAVQVYDYREKRARVVFGPEMVMLGPDEQFTVLSLSGDKPKRANVIKAICLLLGPDFFTDIITIETADHARLQLQLSYNWHFEVKSREDPADAAALFSVPDFVGDACKAVASRIRGAVASVQFDDFHKNSNRIICSAVFGFDEKLAVRPFLRFGQNNLVISSVDIQSAEPVDQRTRDALQKSVQLAIEITTNSQEAAARHEAERLEQEARGKLERQRITDQAEAERARKELLELEALSAAVESTGAAKAEAQSRAEAARIQGEAAVNEAKLKVEAQRIEAEAELQRLAKAREQELSYKQQMDGLEVEKQKRLAQIESERFSQMVQSLGSDTLKEMARAGPDTQVKMLQALGLKSTLITDGSSPINLFTTASGLLGALPGQ from the exons ATGTCCAAGAAAAGTGTCGCCCGCAGCAATGAGAGCGACGTTCCCACCGAGGTGTCGATCATCCGCATCCCTCCTCATCACTACATCCACGTTCTGGACCAGAACACCAACATCGCCCGCATCGAGGTCGGACCCCTCACCTACATCCGACAGGACAACGAGAG AGTTCTCTTCTCTCCGTTCCACATGATCATGGTGCCGCCGCGTCACTACTGCGTCATCCTCAACCCGGTGGCCCGGGACGCGG GCCAGGTCCTCTTTGACCAGTCGGGACAGGCCAAGCTCCGACATGCTGACCTGGAGATCCGCCTGACCCAGGACCCCTTCCCACTGTATCCTGGAGAGGAGATCCAGCAG GACGTGACCCCGCTCCAGATCGTGTATCCGGACACGGCGCTGCGTCTCCAGGCACTGCTGGACTTCCAGGAAGAGGGTGGCGAGAAGAGGGTCGCTGGAGACGAGTGGCTGTTTGAAGGACCAG GGACCTACATCCCCAGGAAGGAGGTGGTCGTCCTGGAGACCATCAAAGCTACCGTCATCCGAGAGAACCAGGCCATCAGGCTGAGGGCCCGTAAAGAGG TGGACCGGGGAGGCGTCCACCGGGTCACTG GGGAGGAGTGGCTGGTGAGGAAGGTGGGGGCGTACCTTCCAGGTGCTCACGAGGAAGTCCTGGACATCGTGACCGCCTTCGTCCTCACTGacaag aaagCTCTCCACGTTCGTGCTCTGAGGGCCTTCAAGGACGACGGTGGGCGGGAGCGCCGCACGGGGGAGGAGTGGCTGGTGACGGCGGCGGACAGGGAGGCGCACGTCCCCTCGGTggcggaggaggtggtgggCGTGGTGGACGTGACCACCCTCAACAGCAGGCAGTACTGCGTGGTCCTGGACCCGGTGGGGGCCGACGGGAAACCTCAGCTGGGAAAGAAGCGGGTGGTGAAG GGCgagtgttccttcttcctgcgtCCGGGGGAGTGTCTGGAGGACGGCATCCAGGACGTGTACGTCCtgtcggaggaggaggggctggttCTGCGAGCAGTGGAGACCTTCCATGACACTCAAGAG TCTCAGGATGATGGTGACGAGGACGATGGCGACGAACAGAGGGTGAAGCGTCTGCGCACCAGCGGTGTCTTCCGACGGCCTGGAGACCGCTGGATGCTCCGGGGTCCCCTCGAGTACGTCCCCCCCGCCACGGTGGAGGTGGTTCTGAAACGACAGGCCATCCCGCTGGATGAGAACGAGGGCATCTACGTCAGGGACATCAAGACTGGGAAG GTCCGAGCTGTGATTGGCCACACCTACATGCTGACCCAGGACGAGGAGTTGTGGCAGAAGGAGCTTCCTGCTAATGTTGAGGCCCTGCTAGCTTCTCCTCGGGACCCGCTGGCCGATCGCTCGGATCGGATCAGAACTACAGAGGTTAAACAGAGAGACAAAACCAGGGTGGTGTCCTTCAGGGTCCCGCATAACGCCGCAGTCCAGGTCTACGACTACAGAGAGAAGAGAGCCAG GGTGGTGTTTGGACCCGAGATGGTGATGTTGGGACCTGATGAGCAGTTTACTGTCCTGTCGCTGTCTGGAGACAAACCAAAGCGGGCCAACGTGATCAAGGCCATCTGCCTCCTGCTGGGACCCGACTTCTTCACCGACATCATCACCATCGAGACGGCCGACCACGCccgcctgcagctgcagctgtcctACAACTG GCACTTTGAAGTGAAGTCCCGTGAGGACCCCGCGGACGCCGCAGCTCTGTTCTCGGTCCCGGACTTCGTGGGAGACGCCTGCAAAGCCGTGGCCTCCAGGATCAGAGGCGCCGTGGCCTCGGTGCAGTTTGATGACTTTCATAAG AACTCGAACCGGATCATCTGTTCTGCCGTCTTCGGCTTTGATGAGAAGCTGGCGGTGCGCCCCTTCCTCCGCTTTGGCCAGAACAACCTGGTGATTAGCAGTGTGGACATCCAGTCTGCGGAGCCCGTGGACCAGCGGACCCGGGACGCCCTGCAGAAGAGCGTCCAGCTCGCCATCGAGATCACCACCAACTCCCAGGAGGCCGCCGCACG ccaCGAGGCGGAGCGTCTGGAGCAGGAGGCTCGAGGGAAGCTGGAGCGTCAGAGGATCACTGACCAGGCTGAAGCTGAGAGAGCTCgcaaagagctgctggagctggaggccctcAG TGCTGCGGTGGAGAGCACCGGAGCAGCCAAGGCTGAGGCCCAGTCTCGTGCGGAGGCCGCTCGCATCCAGGGCGAAGCCGCCGTCAACGAGGCCAAACTGAAGGTGGAAGCTCAGCGGATCGAGGCG gaggcgGAGCTACAACGTCTGGCAAAGGCTCGTGagcaggagctgagctacaagcagcagatggacggtctggaggtggagaagcagaagcGTCTGGCTCAGATCGAGAGCGAGCGCTTCAGTCAGATGGTCCAGAGTCTGGGGAGTGACACTCTGAAGGAGATGGCGAGGGCGGGGCCAGACACTCAG gtGAAGATGCTTCAGGCTCTCGGGCTGAAGTCGACTCTCATCACAGATGGTTCCTCCCCCATCAACCTCTTCACCACCGCCAGCGGCCTGCTGGGGGCGCTCCCGGGCCAGTGA